From Pedococcus aerophilus, one genomic window encodes:
- a CDS encoding response regulator, with translation MQHEALADLDASDLSRWLVQASPDGLWVFDERGTTIFANGRLGQLLGRTPEQMRGLSVFDCIDEQGKEDFARHLQVLATSRTPGSNLECRLLRGDGSDIWALVSHTPIKDDEGDHVGWLHRVTEYSEQRRLIDTLQHREQQLAEAQRIAKIGSWDWDLVTDEVTWSDELYRIYGVDPAEVPVPSVEAFFAILHPDDRETVGGIVDAAIARDEPLEFDCRIVQRDGSFLWIRGRGQVSRDRHGGAVRLGGTSQDVTATKDAEQALALLSAMATTANQANRLVDVVPTIIADVATHTGWRPVAGWMVDVDGTLQAVEGEVRPVDDHDRDESLRLALQAVQTRVPAVGRTSEGTTLVAAPIVAEERAACVIVMDSRVSTPPTDSDAVTIGQATALFARVAEREWTRERLAAARDDAMAASVAKSQFLATMSHEIRTPLNGVIGLSELLNRTELTERQRRLTDGIDNAGRQLLALVNDILDLSKIEAGRLELEQVDFDPRTVIEQSSTVVAEQARRKSLELVVSCQPDLPMAVCGDPVRFGQVIANLTSNAVKFTANGEVVVRASLEQDAPDGSVVLRVEVTDTGYGMTPEVQDRLFTAFSQGDASTTREYGGTGLGLAICKQIVAAMGGEIGVSSARGRGSTFWFTAPFSPATNLPVPASIGTAIVSGLRVLVIDDNETNRFILEEQLGAWKVDTSLAASGVEGLSALDEAKRNGAPFDVVLLDYLMPGVNGEQFARMVRGDGRFADTRIILLTSSMDLNSTTLNDAGIDLALTKPVFASSLFDSLATVAASAPSSGSANAVRAAPNVPSPTGPSGRLGRVLVVEDNPVNQMVAVGILESLGYAASVAENGVVGVACFMAEPDGFDAILMDCQMPQMDGYEATRAIRAQEVPGSRIPIVAMTAAAIAGERERCLLAGMDDFLTKPVDVALLRSTLATWVPARADSRDEPDSAGVLTLPELIDDHAEVLDRDRLEELLDLEPGDPSMLLRFIDRFGTGSEQTMQALRQARDTGEAEQMGRAAHSLKGSSANLGATALAALCKEVEDLGDEGRLVDDQVLDCLARERDRAVSALEGLAAALRSHD, from the coding sequence GTGCAGCACGAAGCCCTCGCCGACCTGGACGCCAGTGACCTGAGTCGCTGGCTGGTGCAGGCCTCCCCGGACGGCCTGTGGGTCTTCGACGAGCGCGGCACCACGATCTTCGCGAACGGCCGGCTCGGCCAGCTCCTGGGGCGGACGCCGGAACAGATGCGAGGGCTGTCGGTCTTCGACTGCATCGACGAGCAGGGCAAGGAGGACTTCGCCCGGCACCTCCAGGTGCTCGCGACCTCACGCACACCCGGGAGCAACCTCGAGTGCCGCCTCCTCCGCGGCGACGGCAGCGACATCTGGGCCCTGGTGAGCCACACGCCGATCAAGGACGACGAGGGCGACCACGTCGGCTGGCTGCACCGCGTCACCGAGTACAGCGAGCAGCGTCGGCTCATCGACACCCTCCAGCACCGTGAGCAGCAGCTCGCCGAGGCGCAACGCATCGCCAAGATCGGCAGCTGGGACTGGGACCTGGTCACCGACGAGGTGACCTGGTCCGACGAGCTCTACCGCATCTACGGGGTCGACCCCGCCGAGGTGCCGGTGCCCAGCGTCGAGGCCTTCTTCGCCATCCTGCACCCCGACGACCGCGAGACCGTGGGGGGCATCGTCGACGCGGCGATCGCCCGGGACGAACCGCTGGAGTTCGACTGCCGGATCGTCCAGCGCGACGGCTCGTTCCTGTGGATCCGCGGACGGGGTCAAGTCAGCCGGGACCGGCACGGGGGGGCGGTGCGCCTCGGCGGCACCTCCCAGGACGTGACGGCCACCAAGGACGCCGAGCAGGCTCTCGCGCTGCTCTCGGCCATGGCCACGACGGCCAACCAGGCCAACAGGCTGGTCGACGTCGTCCCCACGATCATCGCCGACGTCGCCACCCACACGGGCTGGCGACCCGTCGCCGGCTGGATGGTCGACGTCGACGGCACCCTCCAGGCGGTCGAGGGCGAGGTCCGACCGGTCGACGACCACGACCGCGACGAGTCGCTGCGCCTCGCGCTCCAGGCCGTGCAGACCCGTGTCCCCGCCGTCGGGAGGACCAGCGAGGGCACCACCCTGGTTGCGGCCCCGATCGTGGCCGAGGAGCGGGCCGCCTGCGTCATCGTCATGGACAGCCGGGTCTCCACCCCGCCCACCGACAGCGACGCGGTCACGATCGGCCAGGCGACGGCGCTGTTCGCCCGCGTCGCCGAGCGCGAGTGGACCCGGGAGCGGCTCGCGGCCGCCCGCGACGACGCCATGGCAGCCTCGGTGGCCAAGTCGCAGTTCCTCGCGACGATGAGCCACGAGATCCGCACGCCGCTCAACGGCGTCATCGGCCTGTCCGAGCTGCTCAACCGCACCGAGCTCACCGAGCGCCAGCGCCGGTTGACCGACGGCATCGACAACGCCGGCCGCCAGCTGCTGGCCCTCGTCAACGACATCCTCGACCTGTCCAAGATCGAGGCCGGCCGCCTCGAGCTGGAGCAGGTCGACTTCGACCCGCGGACGGTCATCGAGCAGAGCAGCACGGTCGTCGCCGAGCAAGCGCGACGAAAGTCGCTCGAGCTCGTCGTGTCGTGCCAGCCGGACCTGCCGATGGCCGTGTGCGGCGACCCCGTCCGCTTCGGCCAGGTCATCGCCAACCTCACCTCCAACGCCGTGAAGTTCACCGCCAACGGTGAGGTCGTCGTCCGGGCGTCGCTCGAGCAGGACGCCCCCGACGGCTCGGTGGTCCTGCGCGTGGAGGTGACCGACACCGGGTACGGCATGACGCCCGAGGTCCAGGACCGCTTGTTCACGGCCTTCTCCCAGGGCGATGCGTCGACCACCCGCGAGTACGGCGGCACGGGTCTCGGGCTCGCCATCTGCAAACAGATCGTCGCCGCCATGGGTGGCGAGATCGGGGTCAGCAGCGCCCGCGGACGGGGCAGCACGTTCTGGTTCACCGCCCCGTTCTCCCCTGCGACGAACCTGCCGGTCCCCGCCTCGATCGGGACGGCGATCGTGTCGGGTCTGCGGGTCCTGGTCATCGACGACAACGAGACCAACCGCTTCATCCTCGAGGAGCAGCTCGGCGCCTGGAAGGTCGACACCTCCTTGGCCGCTTCGGGCGTCGAGGGACTCAGCGCCCTCGACGAGGCCAAGCGCAACGGTGCTCCGTTCGACGTGGTGCTGCTCGACTACCTCATGCCAGGCGTGAACGGCGAGCAGTTCGCCCGCATGGTGCGTGGCGACGGCCGCTTCGCCGACACCCGCATCATCCTGCTCACCTCCTCGATGGACCTGAACTCGACGACGCTCAACGACGCCGGCATCGACCTGGCCCTCACCAAGCCCGTGTTCGCCTCCAGCCTCTTCGACAGCCTGGCGACGGTGGCCGCCTCGGCACCTTCCTCGGGGTCGGCCAACGCCGTGCGCGCCGCGCCGAACGTGCCCTCGCCGACCGGCCCGTCCGGACGGCTCGGCCGCGTCCTCGTGGTGGAGGACAACCCCGTGAACCAGATGGTCGCCGTGGGCATTCTCGAGAGCCTCGGGTATGCAGCCTCCGTCGCCGAGAACGGCGTGGTCGGGGTCGCGTGTTTCATGGCCGAGCCCGACGGGTTCGACGCCATCCTCATGGACTGCCAGATGCCCCAGATGGACGGCTACGAGGCCACCCGGGCGATCCGGGCCCAGGAAGTCCCCGGCTCTCGCATCCCGATCGTCGCGATGACCGCCGCCGCGATCGCCGGCGAGCGCGAGCGCTGCCTGTTGGCGGGGATGGACGACTTCCTGACCAAGCCGGTCGACGTCGCCCTGCTGCGCTCCACCCTGGCCACCTGGGTCCCGGCGCGTGCGGACTCCAGGGACGAGCCGGACTCCGCGGGTGTCCTCACCCTCCCCGAGCTCATCGACGACCACGCCGAGGTGCTCGACCGCGACCGCCTCGAGGAGCTGCTCGACCTCGAACCGGGTGACCCGTCGATGCTGCTGCGCTTCATCGACCGGTTCGGCACCGGCTCCGAGCAGACGATGCAGGCCCTGCGGCAGGCCCGCGACACCGGTGAGGCCGAGCAGATGGGTCGAGCGGCCCACAGCCTCAAGGGGAGCTCGGCCAACCTCGGCGCCACGGCGCTGGCGGCCCTGTGCAAGGAGGTCGAGGACCTCGGCGACGAGGGCCGGCTCGTCGACGACCAGGTGCTCGACTGCCTGGCCAGGGAGCGCGACCGCGCCGTGTCCGCCCTCGAGGGCCTCGCCGCAGCCCTGCGCTCCCACGACTGA
- a CDS encoding CaiB/BaiF CoA-transferase family protein — MPDQDLAGARRGPLTDVSVVEVGGIGPVPFAAMLLADLGADVVRVDRPGEDLSGTHAVLLRGRRSMVLDLKSGHGRDEVLGLVERSDVLLEGFRPGVAERLGLGPDVALARNPRLVYGRMTGWGQDGPYAALAGHDITYLAVSGVLDAFTGEGGRPVPPLNLLGDFGGGGSLLAFGVLAGVLHARATGEGQVVDAAIVDGVAAMTAMQQSLVAGGGWSRPRGENLFDGGAPFYRCYRTLDDRWMAVGAIEPVFYARLLTGLGLEPADLLGAQLDPAGWSRTSAVLAERFATRTQDEWTGVFAGLDACVAPVLTLEEARHDPHLVARHTYVARPGEPVQPGSVPRFSRTPGANRGEPDEPGEPGEPGEPGEGVAGASDDAVPRTD; from the coding sequence ATGCCTGACCAGGATCTCGCCGGTGCCCGTCGTGGACCGCTCACGGACGTGTCCGTGGTCGAGGTCGGAGGGATCGGTCCCGTGCCCTTCGCGGCGATGCTGCTGGCCGACCTCGGCGCGGACGTCGTGCGCGTCGACCGGCCGGGTGAGGACCTCAGTGGCACCCACGCGGTGCTCCTGCGCGGTCGCCGTTCGATGGTCCTTGACCTCAAGTCCGGGCACGGCCGGGACGAGGTGCTGGGTCTCGTCGAGCGCAGCGACGTGCTCCTGGAGGGGTTCCGGCCCGGCGTCGCCGAGCGGCTCGGGCTCGGGCCGGACGTCGCCCTCGCGCGCAACCCTCGTCTCGTCTACGGGCGGATGACGGGATGGGGCCAGGACGGCCCGTATGCAGCGCTGGCCGGCCACGACATCACCTACCTCGCGGTCAGCGGTGTCCTCGACGCGTTCACGGGCGAGGGCGGACGGCCGGTGCCACCGCTGAACCTGCTCGGGGACTTCGGTGGCGGCGGGTCGCTGCTGGCCTTCGGGGTGCTCGCCGGCGTGCTGCACGCGCGTGCCACGGGGGAGGGGCAGGTCGTCGACGCGGCCATCGTCGACGGAGTGGCTGCCATGACGGCCATGCAGCAGTCGCTCGTGGCCGGTGGTGGCTGGTCGAGGCCTCGTGGGGAGAACCTGTTCGACGGAGGGGCGCCGTTCTACCGCTGCTACCGCACCCTCGACGACCGCTGGATGGCCGTCGGCGCGATCGAGCCGGTGTTCTACGCGCGGCTGCTGACCGGCCTCGGGCTCGAGCCTGCCGACCTCCTGGGGGCCCAGCTCGACCCCGCCGGGTGGAGCCGCACCAGTGCGGTGCTCGCCGAGCGGTTCGCGACCCGGACCCAGGACGAGTGGACCGGGGTGTTCGCGGGTCTCGACGCCTGCGTGGCACCCGTGCTCACCCTCGAGGAGGCCCGCCACGACCCACACCTCGTCGCGCGCCACACGTATGTGGCACGGCCCGGTGAGCCGGTCCAGCCGGGATCCGTGCCCCGGTTCTCGCGCACTCCCGGGGCAAACCGGGGCGAGCCGGACGAGCCGGGCGAGCCGGGCGAGCCGGGCGAGCCGGGCGAAGGCGTCGCGGGCGCTTCGGATGACGCCGTTCCGAGGACGGACTAG
- a CDS encoding BldC family transcriptional regulator, translating to MVTRTTEVEKLLTPAEVASLFRVDPKTVTRWAKAGKLNSIRTLGGHRRYREAEVRALLSDVI from the coding sequence ATGGTTACTCGCACCACCGAGGTTGAGAAGCTGCTCACCCCCGCTGAAGTCGCGTCGCTGTTCCGCGTCGACCCCAAGACGGTCACCCGTTGGGCCAAGGCCGGAAAGCTGAACTCGATCCGCACGCTCGGCGGTCACCGCCGCTACCGGGAGGCCGAGGTTCGCGCTCTTCTCTCTGACGTGATCTGA
- a CDS encoding Glu/Leu/Phe/Val dehydrogenase dimerization domain-containing protein, translating into MTTSSSPSPSTPLPATTPATSAASMAEHEQVVFCHDRATGLRAIIGIYSTALGPALGGTRFYPYASEEAALADVLRLSRGMAYKNAVAGLDLGGGKAVIIGDPATDKTPELLRAYGRFVESLGGRYVTACDVGTYVADMDVVSETTRFATGRSEANGGAGDSSVLTAYGVFQGMRACAQHLWGEPTLKGRTVGIAGVGKVGRILTGHLLEDGAHVVVTDVNEQAVAALKAAHPEIDVVAETAALVRADLDVYAPCALGGALDEQTVASLRATVVCGGANNQLVTEGPGGTADQLKARGITYAPDFLVNAGGVIQVSDELHGFDFERAKKGATAIFDHTLEVLETATARDITPAAAADHIAEERMAAKAAGGIWLPAG; encoded by the coding sequence GTGACCACGTCCTCGTCGCCCTCGCCCTCCACCCCGCTGCCTGCCACGACCCCGGCCACCTCGGCCGCCTCGATGGCCGAGCACGAGCAGGTCGTGTTCTGCCACGACCGCGCCACCGGGCTGCGCGCCATCATCGGCATCTACAGCACCGCCCTCGGCCCGGCCCTCGGCGGGACGCGCTTCTACCCGTACGCCAGCGAGGAGGCCGCCCTCGCCGACGTCCTGCGCCTCTCGCGCGGCATGGCCTACAAGAACGCCGTGGCCGGGCTCGACCTCGGCGGCGGCAAGGCCGTCATCATCGGCGACCCGGCGACCGACAAGACCCCCGAGCTGCTGCGGGCCTACGGCCGCTTCGTCGAGAGCCTCGGAGGCCGCTACGTCACGGCCTGCGACGTGGGCACCTACGTCGCCGACATGGACGTCGTGAGCGAGACCACGCGGTTCGCGACCGGCCGGTCCGAGGCCAACGGCGGGGCGGGCGACTCCTCCGTCCTCACCGCGTACGGCGTGTTCCAGGGCATGCGCGCGTGCGCGCAGCACCTGTGGGGCGAGCCGACGCTCAAGGGCCGCACCGTCGGCATCGCCGGCGTCGGCAAGGTCGGCCGCATCCTCACCGGTCACCTGCTCGAGGACGGCGCCCACGTCGTCGTCACCGACGTCAACGAGCAGGCCGTGGCCGCCCTCAAGGCCGCCCACCCCGAGATCGACGTAGTCGCCGAGACCGCCGCCTTGGTCCGCGCGGACCTCGACGTCTACGCCCCGTGCGCGCTCGGTGGAGCGCTCGACGAGCAGACCGTCGCGTCCCTGCGCGCGACCGTCGTCTGCGGCGGGGCCAACAACCAGCTGGTCACCGAAGGCCCGGGCGGCACCGCCGACCAGCTCAAGGCCCGCGGCATCACCTACGCCCCCGACTTCCTCGTCAACGCCGGCGGCGTCATCCAGGTCAGTGACGAGCTGCACGGGTTCGACTTCGAGCGCGCCAAGAAGGGCGCGACGGCGATCTTCGACCACACCCTCGAGGTGCTCGAGACGGCGACGGCCCGCGACATCACCCCCGCCGCCGCAGCCGACCACATCGCCGAGGAGCGGATGGCCGCGAAGGCGGCCGGCGGGATCTGGCTTCCGGCCGGCTGA
- a CDS encoding DUF3073 domain-containing protein gives MGRGRAKAKQTKVARELKYFSPNTDLSALERELHGSSYAEPERTSDTSEGEDEYDEYGKWASGQG, from the coding sequence ATGGGGCGCGGCCGGGCCAAGGCCAAGCAGACGAAGGTCGCTCGGGAGCTGAAGTACTTCTCCCCGAACACCGACTTGAGTGCGCTTGAGCGAGAACTGCACGGGTCTTCCTACGCGGAGCCGGAGCGAACCTCCGACACCTCCGAGGGCGAGGACGAGTACGACGAGTACGGAAAGTGGGCTTCGGGCCAAGGTTGA
- a CDS encoding purine-cytosine permease family protein → MSTDTGAHTQPDAREQTRRLGVETTGIEIIDEADRTARPSDLFWPWFAANVSVFGLSYAGFVLGFGISFWQAFVVTVVGVVVSFALCGVIAIAGKRGSAPTMVLSRAAFGVTGQKVPGVMSWLTSIGWETFLVITATLATATIFTQLGWSGGTATKIVASLVTAALVVAASVAGYHVIMRLQSWLTWITGAVSIVYVALTVGDVDWDTVSAIPSGSTQQVVGALVLVMTGFGLGWINIAADWSRYQRRDASGASIVGWNTFGGALAPILLVVFGLALAGSDQKLRDGIQSDPVGTLATILPTWFLVPFLLAAILALVSGAVLGIYSSGLTLLSLGVKISRPKAAFVDGVILTLGTIYVVFFADSFINPFQSFLITLGVPLASWAGIMIADIVLRRRDYDEQALFDPRGRYGAWDWASIGTMVVASVVGWGLVVNNFAADASWNNWQGYLLEPLGLGTFVDDPAGAYWDGNWPYANLGVLLALVLSFVATLVLRRGTVRRQEAGTESGTEAGAGTRA, encoded by the coding sequence ATGAGCACTGACACGGGCGCGCACACCCAGCCCGACGCGCGCGAGCAGACGCGTCGTCTCGGGGTCGAGACCACCGGCATCGAGATCATCGACGAGGCCGACCGCACCGCAAGGCCCTCGGACCTCTTCTGGCCGTGGTTCGCGGCCAACGTCTCCGTGTTCGGGCTGTCCTACGCGGGGTTCGTCCTCGGGTTCGGCATCTCGTTCTGGCAGGCGTTCGTCGTCACCGTCGTCGGGGTCGTCGTGTCCTTCGCCCTCTGCGGCGTCATCGCCATCGCCGGCAAGCGCGGGTCCGCCCCGACCATGGTGCTGTCGCGCGCCGCGTTCGGCGTGACCGGCCAGAAGGTGCCGGGCGTCATGTCTTGGCTGACCTCGATCGGCTGGGAGACGTTCCTGGTCATCACGGCCACCCTGGCGACCGCCACGATCTTCACCCAGCTCGGGTGGAGCGGCGGCACCGCGACCAAGATCGTCGCGAGCCTGGTCACCGCGGCCCTCGTCGTCGCGGCCTCGGTCGCCGGCTACCACGTGATCATGCGGCTCCAGTCCTGGCTCACCTGGATCACCGGCGCCGTGAGCATCGTCTACGTCGCCCTCACCGTCGGCGACGTCGACTGGGACACCGTCTCCGCGATCCCCTCCGGGTCCACCCAGCAGGTGGTGGGAGCACTCGTCCTCGTGATGACCGGCTTCGGCCTCGGGTGGATCAACATCGCCGCCGACTGGTCGCGCTACCAGCGTCGCGACGCGTCCGGCGCCTCGATCGTCGGCTGGAACACCTTCGGCGGCGCCCTCGCCCCCATCCTGCTCGTCGTCTTCGGCCTGGCCCTGGCGGGGTCCGACCAGAAGCTCCGTGACGGGATCCAGTCCGACCCCGTCGGGACGCTGGCCACCATCCTGCCCACGTGGTTCCTCGTGCCGTTCCTGCTCGCGGCGATCCTGGCCCTGGTGAGCGGCGCCGTCCTCGGCATCTACTCCTCGGGCCTGACGCTGCTCTCGCTCGGCGTGAAGATCTCCCGCCCCAAGGCCGCCTTCGTGGACGGCGTCATCCTCACCCTCGGCACGATCTACGTCGTCTTCTTCGCCGACAGCTTCATCAACCCGTTCCAGTCGTTCCTCATCACCCTCGGCGTCCCGCTCGCCTCCTGGGCGGGGATCATGATCGCCGACATCGTCCTGCGCAGGCGCGACTACGACGAGCAGGCGCTGTTCGACCCGCGCGGCCGCTACGGAGCCTGGGACTGGGCCTCGATCGGCACGATGGTCGTCGCGTCCGTCGTCGGCTGGGGACTCGTGGTCAACAACTTCGCCGCGGACGCCTCCTGGAACAACTGGCAGGGCTACCTCTTGGAGCCCCTCGGTCTCGGCACCTTCGTCGACGACCCCGCCGGCGCCTACTGGGACGGCAACTGGCCCTACGCCAACCTCGGCGTCCTGCTCGCCCTCGTGCTGTCGTTCGTCGCGACCCTGGTGCTGCGCCGGGGGACGGTCCGCCGCCAAGAGGCTGGCACCGAGTCCGGCACCGAGGCTGGTGCCGGGACCCGCGCGTGA
- a CDS encoding cysteine hydrolase family protein, translating into MSGAPWFVGIDFQRVFGDPSSPWCAPRYAAAAGAARRLADAHPGRTVLTRFVAPAEPAGAWRPYYEDFPWALVGDDDPLYALTDDLADPSAVPSTGGVTSAEVVTASTFGKWDVLRPVVGEHPHLVVAGVATDCCVISTVLAAADAGASVTVVTDACAGSSDANHAKALDLMALYAPLVRLASTAEVLAG; encoded by the coding sequence GTGAGCGGGGCGCCGTGGTTCGTCGGGATCGACTTCCAGCGCGTGTTCGGCGACCCGTCCAGCCCGTGGTGCGCTCCCCGGTATGCGGCCGCGGCCGGTGCCGCGCGCCGGCTCGCCGACGCCCATCCCGGACGGACGGTGCTGACCCGCTTCGTCGCACCCGCCGAGCCCGCCGGGGCGTGGAGGCCGTACTACGAGGACTTCCCGTGGGCGCTGGTCGGCGACGACGACCCGCTGTACGCGCTGACCGACGATCTGGCCGACCCGTCGGCCGTCCCTTCCACCGGGGGCGTCACCTCGGCTGAGGTCGTCACCGCGTCGACGTTCGGGAAGTGGGACGTCCTGCGACCGGTGGTCGGCGAGCACCCGCACCTGGTCGTGGCCGGTGTCGCGACCGATTGCTGCGTCATCTCGACGGTGCTGGCCGCCGCTGACGCAGGAGCGTCGGTCACCGTGGTGACAGACGCCTGCGCCGGCTCGTCGGACGCCAACCACGCCAAGGCGCTGGACCTCATGGCCCTCTACGCGCCCCTCGTGCGTCTGGCCAGCACCGCCGAGGTGCTGGCGGGCTAG
- the purM gene encoding phosphoribosylformylglycinamidine cyclo-ligase — MSEPITYASAGVDVEAGDKAVELMKASVRRATRPEVLGGLGGFAGMFDASAIARMTRPVLATSTDGVGTKVAIAQAMDRHDTIGFDLVGMVVDDIVVCGAEPLFMTDYIATGRVVPERIAAIVSGIAAACEQARVALVGGETAEHPGLLEADEYDVAGAATGVVEYADVLGPDRVTSGDVVLALGSSGLHSNGYSLVRKVIGAAGWQLDRHVDEFGHTLGEELLTPTRVYSADLLDLIRTDGIDVHALSHVTGGGLAANLARVLPTGAFARLDRSTWTPPAVFSTVGDLGGVPRTDLERTLNMGVGFVAMLPADQVDTATRELAARGIQAWAIGDVSDLEGAPVEDGVEVVHGAKGVDGGSVQMVGDHPSA; from the coding sequence GTGAGCGAACCGATCACCTATGCCTCCGCCGGCGTCGACGTCGAGGCCGGTGACAAGGCCGTCGAGCTGATGAAGGCCTCGGTGCGCCGGGCCACCCGTCCCGAGGTGCTCGGGGGCCTGGGCGGATTCGCCGGCATGTTCGACGCCAGTGCCATCGCGCGGATGACCCGCCCGGTCCTGGCCACGAGCACGGACGGCGTCGGCACCAAGGTCGCGATCGCGCAGGCGATGGACCGGCACGACACGATCGGCTTCGACCTCGTCGGCATGGTCGTCGACGACATCGTCGTGTGCGGCGCCGAGCCGCTGTTCATGACCGACTACATCGCCACCGGCCGTGTCGTGCCCGAGCGGATCGCGGCGATCGTGTCCGGTATCGCTGCTGCCTGTGAGCAGGCGCGCGTCGCCCTCGTCGGTGGCGAGACGGCCGAGCACCCGGGACTGCTCGAGGCGGACGAGTACGACGTGGCCGGTGCCGCGACCGGGGTCGTCGAGTATGCCGACGTGCTGGGTCCCGACCGCGTCACCTCCGGTGACGTGGTGCTGGCTCTCGGCTCGAGCGGTCTGCACTCCAACGGGTACTCGTTGGTGCGCAAGGTCATCGGTGCCGCAGGGTGGCAGCTCGACCGCCACGTCGACGAGTTCGGCCACACGTTGGGGGAGGAGCTCCTCACCCCGACCCGGGTCTACTCCGCCGACCTGCTCGACCTCATCCGCACCGACGGCATCGACGTCCACGCGTTGTCTCACGTGACCGGTGGCGGCCTGGCCGCCAACCTCGCCCGGGTCCTCCCGACGGGGGCCTTCGCACGCCTCGACCGGAGCACGTGGACGCCGCCCGCCGTCTTCAGCACGGTCGGCGACCTCGGCGGCGTGCCACGAACCGACCTCGAGCGCACCCTCAACATGGGGGTCGGCTTCGTGGCGATGCTGCCGGCCGACCAGGTCGACACAGCCACCCGGGAGCTGGCCGCACGCGGCATCCAGGCCTGGGCCATCGGGGACGTCAGCGACCTGGAGGGCGCTCCCGTCGAGGACGGGGTCGAGGTCGTCCACGGGGCCAAGGGCGTCGACGGTGGCTCCGTCCAGATGGTCGGCGACCACCCCTCCGCCTGA
- the purF gene encoding amidophosphoribosyltransferase → MARGDGQLTHDLLPGEKGPQDACGVFGVWAPGEEVAKLTYYGLYALQHRGQESAGIATSDGRSILVYKDMGLVSQVFDERSLASLRGHLAVGHCRYSTTGGSTWENAQPTLGGHAESTVALAHNGNLINSAELRDLVASRAEEGFAHGGGELVRGNTTDTALVTALLADDPDRSLEAAAMDILPKLQGAFCFVFMDEHTLYAARDPQGIRPLVLGRLDRGWVVASETAALDIVGASLIREVEPGELIAIDEEGLRSQRFAETARKGCVFEYVYLARPDTTINGRGVHESRVEMGRTLAREHPVEADLVMPTPESGTPAAIGYAQESGIPYGQGLVKNSYVGRTFIAPSQTIRQLGIRLKLNPLREVIKGKRLVVVDDSIVRGNTQRALVRMLREAGAAEVHVRISSPPVRWPCFYGIDFATRAELIATGIGVEEVCTSIGADSLGYISEEGMIAATEQPSDQLCTACFSGKYPLELPEASRLGKNLFETLPLDVDGVTLGVGGGAQDALTRP, encoded by the coding sequence GTGGCACGTGGCGACGGACAGCTGACGCACGATCTCCTCCCAGGCGAGAAGGGCCCGCAGGACGCCTGCGGGGTGTTCGGTGTCTGGGCTCCCGGTGAGGAGGTCGCCAAGCTCACCTACTACGGCCTCTACGCCCTGCAGCACCGTGGGCAGGAGTCGGCCGGCATCGCGACCTCGGACGGGCGCAGCATCCTCGTCTACAAGGACATGGGGCTCGTGTCCCAGGTCTTCGACGAGCGTTCGCTCGCCTCGCTGCGCGGGCACCTCGCCGTCGGCCACTGCCGCTACTCCACGACCGGCGGCTCGACGTGGGAGAACGCCCAGCCCACCCTCGGCGGACACGCCGAGTCGACCGTGGCCCTGGCGCACAACGGCAACCTCATCAACTCCGCCGAGCTGCGCGACCTCGTCGCCTCCCGCGCCGAGGAGGGCTTCGCCCACGGTGGCGGCGAGCTGGTGCGAGGCAACACCACGGACACGGCCCTGGTCACCGCCCTGCTCGCCGACGACCCCGACCGGTCGCTCGAGGCCGCGGCGATGGACATCCTGCCCAAGCTGCAGGGCGCGTTCTGCTTCGTCTTCATGGACGAGCACACCCTGTATGCAGCCCGCGACCCCCAAGGGATCCGTCCCCTGGTCCTCGGCCGCCTCGACCGCGGCTGGGTGGTCGCCTCCGAGACCGCCGCCCTCGACATCGTCGGTGCCTCCCTCATCCGTGAGGTCGAGCCCGGCGAGCTGATCGCGATCGACGAGGAGGGTCTGCGCTCGCAGCGGTTCGCCGAGACGGCGCGCAAGGGCTGCGTCTTCGAGTACGTCTACCTCGCCCGCCCGGACACGACGATCAACGGCCGTGGTGTCCACGAGTCGCGGGTCGAGATGGGCCGGACGTTGGCCCGGGAGCACCCTGTCGAGGCCGACCTCGTCATGCCGACGCCGGAGTCCGGCACCCCGGCGGCGATCGGCTACGCCCAGGAATCGGGGATCCCCTACGGCCAGGGCCTGGTCAAGAACTCCTACGTCGGGCGCACCTTCATCGCCCCGTCGCAGACGATCCGCCAGCTCGGCATCCGGCTCAAGCTCAACCCGCTGCGCGAGGTCATCAAGGGCAAGCGCCTCGTCGTCGTCGACGACTCGATCGTCCGCGGGAACACCCAGCGCGCGCTGGTCCGGATGCTCCGCGAGGCCGGGGCCGCCGAGGTGCACGTGCGGATCTCGAGCCCGCCGGTGCGCTGGCCCTGCTTCTACGGCATCGACTTCGCGACCCGCGCCGAGCTGATCGCCACCGGCATCGGGGTCGAGGAGGTCTGCACCTCCATCGGCGCCGACTCCCTCGGCTACATCAGCGAGGAGGGGATGATCGCGGCCACCGAGCAGCCGAGCGACCAGCTCTGCACCGCGTGCTTCTCGGGCAAGTACCCGCTCGAGCTGCCTGAGGCGAGCCGGCTCGGCAAGAACCTCTTCGAGACGCTGCCCCTCGACGTCGACGGCGTGACCCTCGGCGTCGGCGGCGGCGCCCAGGACGCCCTCACCCGCCCCTAG